Proteins from a single region of Bos javanicus breed banteng chromosome 25, ARS-OSU_banteng_1.0, whole genome shotgun sequence:
- the MPG gene encoding DNA-3-methyladenine glycosylase translates to MGGGGCQGGAPAGNAGPQASPHPGRGGPVPAPAPLRSAPPPAAGLPPSFAQAPAPPPDRAVLPGGLLGGLRAGVSGAAADRWKPTRRGAQLSCTMGQKKQRALEAKRHQNPSDGTQTPSPKELHLGPPATLGPTRSIYFSSPEGRPARLGSAFFDQPAVSLARAFLGQILVRRLDDGTELRGRIVETEAYLGPEDEAAHSRGGRQTPRNRGMFMKPGTLYVYLIYGMYFCMNVSSRGDGACVLLRALEPLGGLEAMRQLRHALRKGAAGRALKDRELCNGPSKLCQALAIDRSFDQRDLARDESVWLEQGPPEPSEPAVVAAARVGIGQAGEWAQKPLRFYIRGSPWVSVVDRAAEQDIQTGARACSHKDF, encoded by the exons atgggaggtggggggtgccAGGGAGGGGCGCCAGCGGGAAACGCGGGTCCCCAGGCCAGCCCCCACCCCGGCCGAGGCGGACCCGTGCCAGCGCCCGCCCCGCTCCGCTCCGCTCCCCCGCCCGCAGCCGGCCTTCCGCCCTCCTTCGCGCAGGCGCCGGCTCCACCCCCAGACCGGGCGGTGCTTCCGGGTGGGCTCCTGGGTGGGCTCCGCGCCGGCGTGTCCGGAGCCGCGGCGGACCGCTGGAAGCCTACGCGTCGCGGGGCCCAG CTTTCCTGCACAATGGGGCAGAAAAAGCAGCGAGCGTTGGAGGCCAAGCGGCATCAGAACCCATCAGACGGGACCCAGACGCCTTCCCCCAAGGAGCTGCACCTGGGGCCGCCTGCGACCCTGGGCCCCACGCGCAGCATCTACTTCTCAAGCCCGGAGGGCCGTCCTGCTCGCCTGGGATCAGCGTTTTTCGACCAGCCCGCAGTGTCCCTGGCCCGGGCATTTCTCGGACAG ATCTTGGTCCGACGACTGGATGACGGCACAGAGCTCCGCGGCCGCATCGTGGAGACTGAGGCATACTTGGGGCCAGAGGATGAAGCTGCCCATTCAAGGGGTGGCCGGCAGACCCCCCGCAACCGTGGCATGTTCATGAAGCCCGGGACCCTCTATGTATATCTCATCTACGGCATGTACTTCTGCATGAACGTCTCCAGCCGAG GGGACGGGGCGTGTGTCCTGCTCCGAGCACTGGAGCCCCTGGGGGGCCTGGAGGCCATGCGGCAGCTTCGCCACGCCCTCCGCAAAGGCGCTGCAGGACGAGCCCTCAAAGACCGTGAGCTCTGCAACGGCCCCTCCAagctgtgccaggccctggccaTCGACAGGAGCTTCGACCAGCGCGACCTGGCCAGGGATGAGtctgtgtggctggagcagggcCCCCCTGAGCCCAGTGAGCCAGCCGTGGTGGCGGCAGCCCGTGTGGGCATAGGCCAGGCTGGCGAGTGGGCCCAGAAGCCCCTGCGCTTCTACATACGGGGCAGCCCCTGGGTCAGCGTGGTGGACAGGGCGGCAGAGCAGGACATACAGACTGGAGCCAGGGCGTGCTCCCACaaggacttttaa